In Porphyrobacter sp. LM 6, one DNA window encodes the following:
- a CDS encoding tyrosine recombinase — protein sequence MSASTEAFLAMLAAERGAARNTLAAYRRDLAQAEEAIGDLAIVDRDAVASLAGEWAGLAPASVARKASVLRQFFGFAIDEGWRRDDPSGALPTLRTRRPLPKVLGHDQIAALFARAEEEAAGDDPRAVRLLALIELLYGSGLRASELVELPLVAVPRDAPFLTITGKGGTTRLVPVGARALAALARWLALRPALPASRYLFPSGTKGTGGQHLTRVRLFQLLKALAGRAGIDPAQISPHVLRHAFATHLLEGGADLRVLQTLLGHADIATTQIYTHVDSARLVALVNSCHPLATRATSD from the coding sequence ATGTCTGCCAGCACCGAGGCGTTCCTCGCAATGCTGGCAGCAGAGCGCGGCGCGGCGCGCAACACGCTCGCCGCCTACCGCCGCGATCTTGCGCAGGCCGAGGAAGCGATCGGCGACCTCGCCATTGTCGACCGCGATGCAGTCGCCAGCCTCGCGGGAGAATGGGCAGGCCTTGCGCCCGCCAGTGTCGCGCGCAAGGCTTCGGTGCTGCGGCAGTTCTTCGGCTTTGCGATCGACGAGGGCTGGCGGCGCGATGATCCCTCCGGCGCGCTGCCGACCTTACGCACCCGCCGCCCGCTGCCCAAGGTGCTGGGCCATGACCAGATCGCCGCGCTCTTCGCCCGCGCCGAGGAGGAGGCGGCAGGCGATGATCCGCGCGCAGTGCGCCTGCTGGCGCTGATCGAACTGCTCTACGGATCGGGCCTGCGCGCGAGCGAGCTGGTCGAATTGCCGCTGGTGGCGGTGCCGCGCGATGCGCCGTTCCTGACCATTACCGGCAAGGGCGGGACGACCCGGCTGGTGCCGGTGGGTGCGCGCGCGCTGGCGGCTCTGGCGCGCTGGCTGGCGCTGCGGCCTGCCTTGCCGGCTTCGCGCTATCTGTTCCCTTCGGGCACCAAGGGTACGGGGGGGCAGCATCTCACCCGCGTCCGGCTGTTCCAGTTGCTCAAGGCGTTGGCGGGGCGCGCCGGAATCGATCCGGCGCAGATCAGCCCGCACGTGCTGCGCCACGCCTTTGCCACTCACCTGCTCGAGGGCGGGGCAGACCTGCGCGTGCTGCAAACGCTGCTTGGCCACGCCGATATCGCCACCACCCAGATCTACACCCATGTGGATAGCGCGCGGCTGGTTGCCCTCGTCAATTCCTGCCACCCGCTTGCCACGCGGGCCACATCGGACTAG
- a CDS encoding acetyl-CoA carboxylase carboxyltransferase subunit alpha gives MISYLDFEKPVAQLEERIAQLRSVNALHDVDVQSEIGRLEAKSGELLASTYASLTPWQKTQVARHPQRPHFRDFLAHAFSDFVPLGGDRLYADDLAIMGGFARLCGRRVMLIGHEKGHDTQSRIRHNFGMGKPEGYRKAIRLMELAGRFGLPVVTLVDTSGAFPGIEAEERGQAEAIARSTEACLALPVPMVAVIVGEGGSGGAVALASANRVLMMEHAVYSVISPEGCASILWRTSEKAADAAQAMKITAQHLKRDNVIDRIVKEPLGGAHRDPKGAAQMLGQALAEELDLLAGQSGAALIAAREQRFLAIGG, from the coding sequence ATGATTTCCTACCTCGATTTCGAGAAGCCGGTTGCCCAGCTTGAAGAACGCATCGCGCAATTGCGCAGCGTGAACGCGCTGCATGATGTCGATGTCCAGAGCGAGATCGGCCGGCTTGAAGCCAAGAGCGGCGAACTGCTCGCCAGCACCTATGCCTCGCTTACGCCTTGGCAGAAGACGCAGGTCGCGCGGCATCCGCAGCGGCCCCATTTCCGCGATTTTCTCGCCCATGCTTTCAGCGACTTCGTGCCGCTGGGCGGGGACCGGCTTTATGCCGATGACCTCGCGATCATGGGCGGCTTTGCGCGGCTTTGCGGGCGCCGGGTGATGCTAATCGGCCATGAAAAGGGCCACGATACGCAAAGTCGCATCCGCCACAATTTCGGCATGGGCAAGCCCGAAGGCTATCGCAAGGCGATCCGCCTGATGGAACTGGCGGGCCGATTCGGTCTGCCGGTGGTGACGCTGGTGGATACCTCGGGCGCGTTTCCGGGGATCGAGGCGGAAGAACGCGGGCAGGCCGAAGCCATCGCCCGTTCGACCGAAGCCTGTCTGGCCCTGCCGGTGCCGATGGTCGCGGTGATCGTGGGCGAGGGCGGATCGGGCGGCGCGGTGGCGCTCGCCTCGGCCAACCGGGTGCTGATGATGGAACACGCGGTCTATTCGGTGATCTCGCCCGAAGGTTGCGCCTCGATTCTGTGGCGCACGTCGGAGAAGGCGGCTGATGCCGCGCAGGCGATGAAGATCACCGCGCAGCACCTGAAGCGCGACAATGTGATCGACCGGATCGTCAAGGAACCGCTCGGCGGGGCGCATCGCGATCCGAAAGGCGCGGCGCAGATGCTTGGGCAGGCGCTTGCCGAGGAGCTCGATTTGCTGGCGGGCCAAAGCGGGGCGGCACTGATCGCCGCACGCGAGCAACGCTTCCTCGCCATCGGCGGTTAA
- a CDS encoding M48 family metalloprotease: MFRKVLAFGVAPVALAGCVGVAGAQIPAASEPITPKEAQMGAQYHPQFLQEFGGAMTGAQATYVEQVGKNIAVQSGLGNARETFTVSLLNSPVHNAFAVPGGYIYTTRQLVTLMNNEAELAAVLGHEVGHVAARHSQRRQKAAQRNSILGVLGAIGSSLLLGNSGLGDTISKGFLQGSQLLTLRFSRKQELQADDLGIQYLGKAGYDRRAMSTVLASLAAQNALEARLAGRNASVPEWASTHPDPASRVQSALTKASAAGSGGVTNRDTFLARIDGLRYGDDPAQGMIEGSSFIHPELLLAFTAPQGFYMVNGTRAVSIQGQGGQAQMTLAAYSGDLEAYVRQQFTALGGEKSTLAPQQIQRTTVNGLPAVYGTARVNNGGSQVDLVVFAYEFARDRAYHFAAITPAGQSAVFNPMFQSMRRITQTEASAVVPKRLQVVTVARGDTVASLAQRMAYPSAQEERFRVLNGLLSTDTLTAGQKVKIVVRGR; this comes from the coding sequence ATGTTTCGCAAGGTTCTGGCGTTCGGGGTTGCTCCGGTGGCGCTGGCCGGATGCGTTGGCGTTGCGGGCGCGCAGATCCCGGCTGCGTCCGAACCGATCACTCCCAAGGAAGCACAGATGGGGGCGCAGTATCACCCCCAGTTCCTGCAGGAATTCGGCGGCGCGATGACCGGCGCCCAGGCCACCTATGTCGAACAGGTGGGCAAGAATATCGCGGTGCAATCGGGCCTCGGCAATGCGCGCGAGACGTTTACGGTGAGCCTGCTCAATTCGCCGGTGCACAACGCCTTCGCGGTGCCGGGCGGCTATATCTACACCACGCGCCAGCTGGTCACGCTGATGAACAACGAGGCGGAGCTGGCCGCGGTGCTGGGCCACGAAGTCGGCCATGTCGCCGCGCGCCATTCGCAGCGGCGGCAGAAGGCGGCGCAGCGCAATTCGATCCTCGGCGTGCTGGGCGCGATCGGTTCTTCGCTGCTGCTCGGCAATTCGGGGCTCGGTGACACGATCTCCAAGGGGTTCCTGCAAGGCTCGCAGCTGCTGACGCTGCGGTTCTCGCGCAAGCAGGAGCTGCAGGCGGATGATCTCGGCATCCAGTATCTGGGCAAGGCGGGTTATGATCGCCGGGCGATGAGCACCGTGCTCGCCAGCCTCGCGGCGCAGAACGCGCTCGAGGCACGGCTGGCAGGGCGCAATGCGAGCGTGCCCGAATGGGCCTCGACCCACCCCGATCCCGCAAGCCGGGTGCAAAGTGCGCTGACCAAGGCGAGTGCTGCAGGCAGCGGCGGGGTGACCAACCGCGACACCTTCCTCGCCCGGATCGACGGACTGCGTTACGGCGATGATCCGGCGCAGGGCATGATCGAAGGCAGCAGCTTCATTCACCCAGAGCTGCTGCTCGCCTTTACCGCGCCGCAGGGCTTCTACATGGTCAACGGCACCCGCGCTGTCAGCATCCAGGGGCAGGGCGGGCAGGCGCAGATGACGCTTGCGGCCTATAGCGGCGATCTCGAAGCCTATGTGCGCCAGCAATTCACCGCGCTGGGCGGGGAGAAGAGCACGCTCGCGCCGCAGCAGATCCAGCGCACCACGGTGAACGGTCTGCCTGCCGTTTATGGCACGGCGCGGGTCAACAATGGCGGATCGCAGGTCGATCTGGTGGTGTTTGCCTATGAATTCGCGCGCGACCGCGCTTATCACTTCGCGGCGATTACCCCGGCCGGGCAATCAGCGGTGTTCAATCCGATGTTCCAGTCGATGCGGCGCATCACCCAGACCGAGGCCAGCGCAGTGGTGCCCAAGCGGCTTCAGGTGGTGACGGTGGCGCGCGGGGACACGGTAGCCTCGCTGGCGCAGCGCATGGCCTATCCGAGCGCGCAGGAGGAACGCTTCCGCGTCCTCAACGGCCTGCTCAGCACTGATACGCTGACAGCGGGCCAGAAGGTCAAGATCGTGGTGCGCGGGCGTTAA
- a CDS encoding Flp family type IVb pilin, whose amino-acid sequence MTFFKNLVRDEQGATAIEYGLIAALIAVAAITAMTALGNSLEGTFTTVSTELNTANAAA is encoded by the coding sequence ATGACCTTCTTCAAGAACCTCGTCCGCGACGAACAGGGCGCCACCGCCATCGAATACGGCCTGATCGCTGCTCTGATCGCCGTTGCTGCCATCACCGCGATGACCGCGCTGGGCAACAGCCTCGAAGGCACCTTCACCACCGTTTCGACCGAACTCAACACCGCCAACGCGGCTGCTTAA
- a CDS encoding Flp family type IVb pilin gives MLNTFLRDIADDTTGATAIEYGLIVSLIVIAMIAALNGFAGSAIGMWNNVSTQVNSVTGS, from the coding sequence ATGTTGAACACATTTCTGCGCGACATTGCTGACGACACCACTGGTGCGACAGCGATCGAATACGGCCTGATTGTCAGCCTGATTGTGATCGCAATGATCGCCGCTCTGAACGGCTTTGCCGGCTCGGCGATCGGCATGTGGAACAACGTCAGCACTCAGGTGAACAGCGTAACCGGCAGTTAA
- a CDS encoding (deoxy)nucleoside triphosphate pyrophosphohydrolase, giving the protein MIVVAGALRRADGLWLMHRRPDDKHHGGLWEFPGGKVEDDEIPPESLIRELHEELGIICRMDDCTPIAFAESGAAGAAGAIVILLYNVSAWEGEPQALEGGAVDWFTPDEMRALPKPPLDVELAARLLQNC; this is encoded by the coding sequence ATGATCGTGGTGGCGGGCGCGCTAAGGCGTGCCGACGGGCTCTGGCTCATGCACCGCCGGCCTGACGACAAGCACCATGGCGGCCTGTGGGAGTTCCCGGGCGGCAAGGTGGAGGATGATGAAATCCCGCCAGAATCTCTGATTCGGGAGCTGCACGAGGAGCTTGGGATCATCTGCCGGATGGATGATTGCACCCCAATTGCCTTCGCTGAAAGCGGCGCTGCGGGGGCCGCGGGAGCGATTGTCATCCTGCTTTACAACGTGAGCGCGTGGGAAGGTGAGCCGCAGGCGCTCGAGGGCGGTGCGGTCGACTGGTTTACCCCTGATGAGATGCGTGCCTTGCCCAAGCCGCCGCTCGATGTGGAGCTGGCCGCGCGGCTGCTCCAAAATTGCTGA
- a CDS encoding metallopeptidase family protein, producing the protein MSEPSIADFHAAARAVLDRLPRAFRDQLADVVVRVEEFASAEQLASVGLEDRWDLTGLYEGVALPDRSQWDYEVMPPVITLFRQPLLEEMEETGVSFAALVRHVVIHEAGHHFGLSDEDMHALEGSVAD; encoded by the coding sequence GTGTCCGAGCCCAGTATCGCCGATTTCCATGCCGCCGCGCGGGCCGTGCTTGACCGGCTGCCGCGGGCGTTCCGCGATCAGCTGGCCGATGTGGTTGTGCGGGTAGAAGAATTCGCCAGTGCCGAGCAGCTCGCTTCGGTCGGGCTGGAAGATCGCTGGGATCTGACCGGGCTTTATGAAGGCGTCGCCCTGCCCGATCGTTCGCAATGGGATTACGAGGTGATGCCGCCGGTGATTACCCTGTTCCGCCAGCCATTGCTCGAAGAGATGGAAGAGACCGGGGTCAGCTTTGCGGCCCTGGTGCGCCACGTGGTGATTCACGAAGCGGGCCACCACTTCGGCCTCTCGGACGAGGATATGCACGCGCTTGAGGGTTCGGTGGCAGACTGA
- the folE gene encoding GTP cyclohydrolase I FolE yields MNYISAHDHDHDFDPENPLGKPEVPEHVQDAIRTLIEWSGDDPSREGLLDTPKRVGRAWLEYCEGYKEDPAVHLTRQFTEVGGYDEIVLLKDIPFQSHCEHHMAPIIGKAAIAYLPKNKVVGISKLARVLHGYAHRLQIQERLTAEVAQCIWDNLEPHGVAVVIEAQHGCMTGRGVKTHGVEMVTSRILGCFLEDHRSRKEVMSLMGY; encoded by the coding sequence ATGAATTACATCTCTGCCCATGATCACGATCATGATTTCGATCCCGAGAACCCGCTCGGCAAGCCCGAGGTGCCGGAACACGTGCAGGACGCGATCCGCACGCTGATCGAATGGTCGGGCGATGATCCGTCGCGCGAAGGCCTGCTCGACACGCCCAAGCGGGTGGGTCGGGCGTGGCTCGAATATTGCGAAGGCTACAAGGAAGACCCGGCGGTGCATCTCACACGCCAGTTCACCGAGGTGGGCGGCTATGACGAGATCGTGCTGCTGAAGGACATTCCCTTCCAGTCGCATTGCGAACACCATATGGCGCCGATCATCGGCAAGGCGGCGATCGCCTATTTGCCGAAGAACAAGGTTGTCGGCATCTCCAAGCTCGCCCGCGTGCTGCATGGCTATGCCCACCGCTTGCAGATCCAGGAGCGCCTGACGGCCGAAGTCGCGCAGTGCATCTGGGATAATCTCGAACCCCATGGCGTGGCCGTGGTGATCGAAGCCCAGCACGGTTGCATGACCGGGCGCGGTGTGAAGACTCACGGCGTCGAGATGGTAACCAGCCGAATTCTCGGGTGTTTCCTTGAAGATCATCGCAGCCGCAAGGAAGTGATGAGCTTGATGGGCTACTAA